A region of Dethiosulfovibrio russensis DNA encodes the following proteins:
- a CDS encoding NAD(P)H-hydrate dehydratase, with amino-acid sequence MKTLNKIYPSEVIQSADRYAMDHLGIPSEILMENAGIACADMAASMSAVGDDVAVLAGTGSNGGDGFVVARHLARMGRRVSVFLSGDESRLSGAAFANYSILTKLHIPCVKTEDLSDPELADSVGRASLVVDALLGTGAKGAPRGEVLRAVCSARKARQILAIDGPSGVDLSDGTVLGEAIKADVTVTMIAGKIGHFVSPGRLYSGDLVIAHIGVDGDVIIRDDEELSMDLIDRRWVEERYPSTRLDAHKGSRGGVLIVAGSLRYPGAAALASMGALRGGAGLCVLAAPKIVRPYISSIPEVIFEPMNSSDELSVILDRWRERCSVAVVGPGLDRNGLSEEIFSCFWGYGGYKTVVDGDGLFFLASRKDRRENLLITPHEGEAARLLGWTPSDVASRRLSAATELGEKYGLCLLKGYGTLISDGRRRSVISSGNQALSIPGSGDVLSGLVGAMWARGLSSMEAGAIASWIHGVSGENLSEKSVDGLRASEIADEIPSVMGEVL; translated from the coding sequence ATGAAAACCTTAAATAAGATTTATCCTTCTGAGGTCATACAGTCCGCAGATAGGTACGCCATGGATCATCTGGGCATACCATCTGAGATACTCATGGAAAACGCCGGTATCGCATGTGCCGATATGGCAGCATCCATGTCCGCAGTCGGGGACGATGTGGCCGTATTGGCAGGTACCGGAAGCAATGGAGGCGACGGATTCGTAGTGGCCAGGCATCTTGCCAGAATGGGCCGACGTGTCTCCGTCTTTCTTTCAGGGGACGAGTCCCGTCTGTCCGGTGCCGCTTTTGCAAACTATTCCATCCTGACCAAACTTCACATACCGTGTGTAAAAACAGAGGATCTTTCCGATCCGGAATTGGCTGACTCGGTCGGTCGAGCTTCCCTGGTAGTCGACGCATTGCTCGGTACCGGTGCAAAGGGAGCTCCCAGAGGGGAGGTCCTCCGTGCCGTATGCTCTGCCCGAAAGGCTAGACAGATCTTAGCTATAGACGGCCCGTCAGGTGTCGACCTGAGCGACGGTACCGTTCTCGGAGAGGCGATAAAGGCAGACGTGACGGTGACCATGATTGCCGGAAAGATCGGCCATTTCGTTTCCCCAGGGCGACTTTATTCGGGGGATCTCGTTATAGCTCATATAGGCGTGGACGGCGACGTCATCATCAGAGACGACGAAGAGCTGTCTATGGACCTGATAGACAGACGGTGGGTAGAGGAGAGATACCCTTCTACCCGTCTGGACGCCCACAAGGGAAGCCGCGGAGGCGTGTTGATAGTCGCCGGGTCTCTCAGATATCCAGGAGCTGCAGCTTTGGCCTCCATGGGGGCTCTCAGAGGAGGCGCAGGGCTCTGCGTCTTAGCGGCTCCAAAGATCGTAAGACCCTATATTTCCTCCATCCCGGAGGTCATTTTCGAGCCGATGAACTCTTCCGACGAGCTGAGCGTTATTCTCGACAGATGGAGAGAGAGATGTTCCGTTGCCGTGGTGGGGCCTGGTCTGGACAGGAACGGCCTTTCCGAGGAGATCTTTTCCTGCTTTTGGGGGTATGGAGGCTATAAAACCGTCGTAGACGGAGACGGGCTTTTCTTCTTGGCTTCTCGAAAGGATCGTCGGGAAAACCTATTGATAACCCCCCACGAGGGAGAGGCCGCTAGGCTTTTAGGTTGGACTCCATCCGATGTGGCTTCCCGGAGGTTGTCCGCAGCGACCGAGCTAGGGGAAAAATACGGCCTCTGTCTGTTGAAGGGGTATGGGACATTGATAAGCGATGGTCGGAGGCGTTCTGTCATATCCTCGGGTAACCAGGCCCTGTCCATTCCGGGTTCGGGAGACGTTCTCTCAGGGTTGGTCGGAGCGATGTGGGCTAGAGGTCTCTCTTCCATGGAGGCTGGAGCCATTGCCTCGTGGATCCATGGAGTTTCCGGAGAAAATCTCTCTGAGAAAAGCGTGGATGGACTAAGAGCTTCAGAGATAGCCGACGAGATTCCATCGGTGATGGGAGAGGTTCTATGA
- the acpS gene encoding holo-ACP synthase translates to MVLGIGVDLCRVSRLAKCIKNDRFLKRVFSPEEINYAMSRPVPARHLAASFAAREAFSKASGVHLAKVVFQGVCVSRTEKGPFIRLDGLPPKIGQDLGKNRFHLSLSHDGDYALAFVVMEEGPYHENLK, encoded by the coding sequence ATGGTTCTCGGTATAGGCGTCGATCTCTGTCGAGTATCTCGACTGGCGAAGTGTATAAAAAACGATCGTTTTCTCAAGAGGGTCTTCTCTCCTGAGGAAATAAACTATGCCATGTCCCGTCCGGTTCCTGCCAGACATTTGGCTGCTTCTTTCGCTGCCAGAGAGGCATTCTCCAAGGCTTCCGGAGTTCATCTAGCTAAGGTGGTCTTTCAAGGAGTTTGTGTTTCTCGAACGGAGAAAGGACCTTTCATCAGGTTGGACGGACTTCCTCCGAAAATCGGACAAGATTTGGGAAAGAATCGTTTTCATCTTTCGTTGAGCCATGACGGCGACTACGCATTAGCTTTTGTGGTTATGGAGGAGGGGCCATACCATGAAAACCTTAAATAA
- the proC gene encoding pyrroline-5-carboxylate reductase produces MRRKIAVVGAGALGGAVAEGLYLKGQDVMVYDTSAERRLDMGDKGISVADEMDEALAYGEIVFWALKPHLVLSVIESNSDKLSGKLCCSLAACVDLELLKKSASDARWTRAMTNICASVCKAFTGYSLSTEVTEKDKKFLSEVLSCIGLAREVSEGDLDGITGISGSGPAYVFTILESFIQGGLASGLKADVSFEAAAMTLIGSAELALRGGEHPAAYKDRVCTPAGTTIDALRVLESGGLRTSIIEAVVTASEKGRSGSRALREKLSSS; encoded by the coding sequence GTGAGACGTAAAATCGCTGTAGTCGGAGCCGGTGCTCTAGGAGGTGCCGTCGCCGAGGGACTCTACCTTAAGGGGCAGGACGTCATGGTCTACGATACTAGCGCCGAAAGACGTCTGGACATGGGGGACAAAGGCATCTCCGTAGCCGATGAAATGGACGAGGCCTTGGCGTACGGTGAAATTGTATTCTGGGCCTTGAAGCCCCATCTCGTTTTGTCGGTGATAGAGAGCAACTCCGACAAACTCTCAGGAAAACTCTGTTGTTCTCTGGCGGCCTGCGTGGATTTGGAACTTTTGAAGAAGAGCGCTTCCGATGCCCGTTGGACTAGGGCCATGACCAATATATGTGCGTCGGTATGCAAGGCTTTCACCGGATATAGCCTATCGACTGAGGTTACCGAAAAAGACAAAAAGTTTCTTAGCGAGGTTTTATCCTGTATCGGGCTGGCTAGGGAAGTCTCCGAAGGCGACCTGGACGGCATTACCGGAATATCCGGTTCCGGTCCGGCCTATGTCTTCACTATCCTGGAGTCCTTCATTCAGGGCGGACTGGCCTCCGGTCTGAAAGCGGATGTCTCCTTCGAGGCCGCGGCGATGACCCTGATAGGATCCGCCGAGCTTGCCCTGAGGGGAGGGGAACACCCTGCGGCTTATAAAGACAGGGTCTGCACTCCCGCTGGTACGACCATAGATGCCTTGAGAGTTCTCGAATCCGGTGGTCTTAGGACGTCTATTATCGAGGCGGTCGTCACTGCCAGCGAGAAGGGACGTTCCGGATCTCGTGCTTTGAGGGAAAAGCTATCGAGTAGCTAG
- the rlmB gene encoding 23S rRNA (guanosine(2251)-2'-O)-methyltransferase RlmB: protein MADLKEKRKVRSDRSKGRTTSSRRSEDKDLCWGRNAVISMLETVPSACKKIYMATGIQISFRDDLLRLAGRSAVEVTEANGSYLDEITGGEKHQGIVANIDLPKPRDLSQFSPEKGPSLLLAMDHVKDPHNFGAMIRTAEAVGALGVIYPSRRSVGVTGTVIKTSAGAAFRVPLYEVTNLVRSMEILKKEGYWVVGLDHEASRDIWCTSLPDKLVLVVGSEGEGLSRLSSERCDDLRRIPMVGETGSLNASVAAALGMFEWRRLNPLME from the coding sequence ATGGCTGACCTGAAGGAGAAAAGAAAAGTCCGATCGGATCGTTCCAAAGGGAGAACCACGAGCTCCCGTCGTTCAGAAGATAAGGATCTATGCTGGGGAAGAAACGCCGTAATATCGATGCTTGAGACGGTTCCCTCAGCCTGTAAAAAGATATATATGGCCACAGGTATCCAGATCTCATTCCGGGACGACCTGTTGCGGTTGGCCGGCAGGAGTGCAGTGGAGGTGACAGAGGCCAACGGATCCTATCTGGACGAGATCACCGGAGGAGAAAAACACCAGGGCATAGTGGCGAATATAGATTTGCCGAAGCCGAGGGATCTCTCACAGTTCTCACCGGAGAAAGGCCCTTCGCTTTTGTTGGCCATGGATCATGTGAAGGATCCTCATAATTTCGGAGCGATGATAAGAACGGCTGAGGCTGTAGGGGCACTCGGGGTGATATACCCCTCCAGAAGATCGGTAGGCGTAACGGGAACCGTGATAAAAACCAGCGCTGGCGCGGCTTTCAGGGTTCCTCTGTATGAGGTGACCAATTTGGTCCGCTCTATGGAAATCCTCAAGAAAGAAGGATATTGGGTGGTCGGTTTGGACCATGAGGCATCTCGAGATATATGGTGCACTTCCCTACCCGATAAACTTGTGCTTGTGGTGGGTTCAGAGGGGGAGGGGCTGTCCAGGCTTTCTTCGGAGAGATGCGACGATCTTCGCAGAATTCCCATGGTCGGAGAGACTGGGTCTCTGAACGCCAGCGTCGCTGCGGCTTTGGGTATGTTTGAATGGCGCAGATTAAACCCATTGATGGAATAG
- the uvrA gene encoding excinuclease ABC subunit UvrA, giving the protein MSHRVIRIVGAREHNLKNISVDIPKDTLTVITGPSGSGKSSLAFDTLYAEGQRRYVESLSAYARQFLGVQKKPDVDDIDGLSPAISIEQKGVSHNPRSTVGTVTEIYDHLRLIFARIGVPRCPSCGAELHRHSVDEMVDLLLREKEGKKAEILAPVVKRKKGAFKNLFVDLRKKGFLRVRVDGEVYWLEEDLELDKKRPHDVEVVVDRLKIVEDRKSRIAEAIQVCLDLSDGFVSVETEDGEPRRLTERHVCPDCDTSFPDLEPALFSFNNPSGACPDCSGIGSHRAFSEDLAVVADAPLLDGALLPWRKNHYMLRRLRSLLSSLDIDGKRLYRDLSEEERSIVLNGSDRKLRLTFERKGVTSEYMGRYEGLLPWLDRRWRESDSEAVRDELSQYLSEDICRSCSGLRLRPEGLSVFIGEWNIGQLVSMPVDELLQVIKNLSLNDRDSSIIDQVLSELIKRLEFLVQVGAGYLSLNRRADTLSGGESQRIRLATQIGSKLTGVLYVLDEPTIGLHPRDTGKLIETLATIKSIGNTVVVVEHDRDVMNSADYLVEIGPEAGEQGGQLIRQGYRDEFDDSVGKTGPYIKGKISGIYREGRLSPGEDKLKILGASENNLKDMDVEIPLGNLVCLTGVSGSGKSTLLYDVIYRGIKRKMDKSYRIRPGSHRNIEGWEKIRKVVMVDQSPIGRTPRSNPATYTGLFTHIREFFSHMPEAKIKGFAPGRFSFNVRGGRCEACGGAGVQKVSMLFMPDVYVDCEVCGGKRYNRETLEVTYRGKNIADVLDMTVDEALGHFSEIPAIASRLAFIQDAGLGYIKLGQSALTLSGGEAQRVKLAKELGRRSGKGTLYLLDEPTTGLFYTDVVKLIKILRKLVDQGNSVVVIEHNLDVICSGDYVVDLGPEGGVGGGNLVASGTPEELAEKKSGYTGYHIDRYLEEGRWLT; this is encoded by the coding sequence GTGTCGCATCGGGTAATTCGAATCGTAGGCGCAAGAGAACATAACCTGAAGAATATATCGGTGGATATTCCGAAAGACACCCTGACGGTCATAACCGGACCCTCCGGCTCGGGGAAGTCCTCTCTGGCTTTCGATACCCTCTATGCGGAGGGGCAGAGAAGATACGTCGAGTCCCTGTCAGCCTATGCGAGACAGTTCCTAGGGGTTCAGAAAAAACCGGACGTGGACGACATCGACGGACTCTCACCTGCAATATCCATCGAACAGAAAGGGGTTTCCCACAACCCTCGGTCGACTGTGGGAACCGTAACAGAGATATACGATCATCTACGGCTCATCTTCGCCAGGATCGGCGTTCCCAGATGTCCGTCCTGCGGTGCCGAGCTTCACAGACACAGCGTAGACGAGATGGTGGATCTGCTCTTGAGGGAAAAAGAGGGCAAAAAGGCGGAGATCTTGGCGCCGGTGGTGAAGAGAAAAAAGGGAGCGTTTAAAAACCTCTTCGTCGACCTCAGAAAAAAAGGTTTTTTACGGGTTCGAGTGGACGGTGAGGTCTATTGGCTGGAAGAGGACCTGGAGTTGGATAAAAAACGTCCTCACGACGTCGAAGTCGTGGTCGATCGTCTGAAGATCGTGGAGGACCGTAAAAGCAGGATAGCCGAGGCCATCCAGGTTTGCCTGGATCTAAGCGACGGATTTGTCTCGGTAGAGACCGAGGACGGAGAGCCCCGTAGACTTACGGAAAGACACGTCTGTCCCGATTGCGACACCTCTTTTCCCGATCTCGAGCCAGCGCTCTTCTCGTTTAACAACCCTTCGGGAGCCTGTCCCGATTGCTCCGGCATAGGGAGCCATAGGGCTTTCTCCGAGGATCTGGCGGTAGTGGCCGATGCGCCTCTTTTGGACGGAGCTCTGCTTCCGTGGCGTAAAAACCACTACATGCTTCGTCGTCTCAGATCTCTGCTATCGTCGCTTGATATAGACGGGAAGAGGCTTTACCGTGATCTCTCGGAGGAAGAGCGATCCATCGTGCTTAACGGCTCCGATAGAAAACTTCGGCTCACCTTCGAGAGAAAAGGGGTTACATCCGAGTATATGGGACGCTATGAAGGTCTTCTTCCCTGGTTGGACAGACGTTGGCGCGAAAGCGACTCGGAGGCGGTAAGGGACGAACTGTCCCAGTATCTATCGGAGGATATCTGTCGTTCCTGCTCCGGTTTGAGACTTAGACCGGAGGGTCTCAGCGTATTCATAGGGGAGTGGAACATCGGCCAGCTGGTCTCCATGCCTGTGGACGAGCTGTTACAGGTGATCAAAAATCTTTCCTTAAACGACAGGGACAGCTCTATAATCGATCAGGTTCTTTCAGAGCTCATAAAGCGGTTGGAGTTTTTGGTGCAGGTGGGGGCGGGATATCTTTCGTTGAACAGAAGGGCTGATACCTTGAGCGGAGGGGAGAGCCAGAGGATAAGGCTGGCTACCCAGATAGGTTCGAAACTAACGGGAGTACTATACGTCCTGGACGAACCTACTATAGGCCTGCATCCAAGAGACACCGGCAAGCTCATTGAGACGCTTGCCACGATAAAGAGCATAGGCAATACCGTGGTGGTCGTGGAACACGACAGAGACGTGATGAACTCCGCCGACTATTTAGTTGAGATAGGACCGGAGGCAGGGGAACAGGGAGGACAGCTGATCCGTCAAGGATATAGAGATGAATTCGACGATTCGGTGGGTAAAACCGGTCCCTACATAAAAGGAAAGATTTCCGGCATATACAGAGAGGGAAGGCTCTCTCCCGGGGAAGATAAACTGAAGATCTTGGGGGCCTCGGAAAATAACCTTAAAGATATGGATGTAGAGATTCCTCTGGGCAACCTGGTCTGCCTGACCGGGGTTTCCGGCTCAGGGAAAAGCACGTTGCTGTACGACGTCATCTACAGAGGGATAAAGAGAAAGATGGATAAATCCTACAGGATAAGGCCGGGGTCTCATCGAAACATAGAGGGCTGGGAGAAAATCCGTAAGGTCGTCATGGTGGATCAGAGCCCTATCGGCCGTACTCCCAGGTCTAATCCAGCTACATATACCGGATTGTTCACCCATATCAGGGAGTTCTTCTCCCATATGCCAGAGGCCAAGATAAAGGGATTCGCTCCCGGGAGGTTCAGCTTCAACGTCAGAGGCGGACGCTGCGAGGCCTGCGGAGGTGCGGGCGTTCAGAAAGTATCGATGTTGTTCATGCCGGACGTCTACGTCGACTGCGAGGTCTGCGGAGGAAAAAGGTACAATAGAGAGACTTTGGAAGTGACATATAGAGGTAAAAACATAGCGGACGTGCTGGATATGACTGTGGACGAAGCCCTAGGGCATTTCAGCGAAATACCGGCCATCGCCTCCAGATTGGCCTTCATACAGGATGCCGGGTTGGGTTACATCAAACTCGGTCAATCCGCTTTGACCCTCAGTGGAGGAGAGGCCCAGAGGGTGAAGTTGGCAAAGGAACTCGGCCGCAGATCCGGCAAGGGAACCCTGTATCTCTTGGACGAGCCGACCACCGGTCTTTTCTATACCGACGTAGTAAAATTGATAAAGATACTGAGAAAATTGGTGGATCAGGGAAACAGCGTGGTGGTCATAGAGCACAATCTGGACGTCATATGTTCCGGAGATTACGTCGTAGACCTTGGACCGGAAGGCGGCGTCGGAGGCGGAAACTTGGTCGCTTCGGGAACACCCGAGGAGTTGGCTGAGAAAAAATCTGGATATACCGGTTATCATATAGACCGTTATCTTGAGGAAGGGAGATGGCTGACCTGA